One Deltaproteobacteria bacterium DNA segment encodes these proteins:
- a CDS encoding DUF4292 domain-containing protein, producing the protein MRKTIRAAVLVIMLALLAGCSLRTVPVKEARAVPPARDIIDIINAQHDRGSILKAMAVITIDSSRGRYTRTIALALRQPSFLRMETIGFFGPPDLYFTSDGTVFQAFLPGESRFFSGFTTRENLLRFFDIPLSVRDMVSLLSGTIPLETVTEHRFSQEAENGSWRIDITGNGKPVMSIWIEPERLRTMRIDSSGSEEPGDVPYRVSYENYDEATGYPKRMVLSLEDEAGTTVFLRYETLKKVTPEDTSFFELTLPPGITPEFLN; encoded by the coding sequence ATGAGAAAGACGATTCGTGCGGCCGTGCTTGTGATCATGCTGGCACTTCTGGCCGGATGCTCCCTCAGGACGGTGCCGGTGAAGGAAGCGCGAGCGGTCCCGCCGGCCCGGGACATCATCGATATCATCAATGCTCAACATGACCGGGGAAGCATTCTCAAGGCGATGGCTGTCATAACCATTGATTCGTCGCGGGGCAGATATACCCGGACCATCGCTCTTGCCCTGCGGCAACCGTCATTCCTGAGAATGGAGACGATCGGGTTTTTCGGCCCGCCCGATCTTTACTTCACCTCCGACGGCACCGTTTTCCAGGCTTTCCTGCCGGGGGAAAGCCGGTTCTTCAGCGGTTTTACCACGCGTGAGAACCTGCTGCGCTTTTTTGATATCCCTCTTTCAGTGCGGGACATGGTATCCCTCCTGTCCGGAACGATACCGCTCGAAACCGTCACTGAGCACCGGTTTTCACAGGAGGCTGAAAACGGATCGTGGCGTATCGACATTACCGGGAACGGAAAACCGGTGATGAGCATCTGGATCGAGCCCGAACGACTCCGAACGATGCGTATTGATTCCAGCGGCTCCGAAGAACCGGGAGATGTTCCCTACCGGGTTTCTTACGAGAACTACGATGAGGCGACCGGTTACCCGAAACGGATGGTTCTCTCACTGGAAGATGAAGCGGGCACGACGGTCTTTCTCCGCTATGAGACCCTGAAAAAAGTGACCCCGGAGGATACGTCATTTTTTGAACTGACCCTTCCCCCGGGGATTACGCCGGAATTTCTGAACTGA
- a CDS encoding tetratricopeptide repeat protein: MKRRFKTAGTMIATGIAFLITIACTSLPDVRGGLSVMSPSHPGSSHEEAYYHYSLGTLYALRGETDKAINEYRKSLSDDVTSPFLRIELARLYLKKGEVDRAVGLLETSLSYNPDDFDTHVLLGGLYGNLKQYERAIAEYERVVEIEPERLEPYLFLSMFHRQLENYDAAIVAVEKLLERDPENVMGMYQLATLYEAKGNADEAEEWFKKVLATKPGYEPALIDLGMLYESREQENEAIDLYRQFIEAEPDTINARYRLGTVLLKLHRYTEAIDVFESLLAIDDSHVEANFSLGLAYYFEGNNYRRAAEEFETVLRRNPDHHRALFFLASAYEKLDEPSKAFELYGRITEDSDLFPPARIQMGLILQNESDLDGAIELLRDAVEKKNREEQLYVFLSVLYEEKEAFDKAEKTIKDGIFLIPDGIDLYYRLGIIYEKTNRHEESIAAMQDVLKQDPQHAEALNFIGYSYADRGIRLDEAERLIKQALELRPNNGYIMDSLGWVYFRQKKLKPAIENLEDAARIIPEDPTVREHLGDVYREAGRIPEALEQYRKALELNPENEGAVKKKIEELTYPQN, translated from the coding sequence ATGAAACGACGATTCAAAACAGCAGGAACAATGATCGCGACAGGAATAGCGTTTCTCATTACCATCGCCTGTACGAGTCTGCCCGATGTCAGGGGTGGGCTTTCGGTGATGTCCCCTTCCCATCCCGGATCATCACACGAAGAAGCCTATTATCACTATTCACTGGGGACCCTTTACGCCTTGCGCGGTGAAACGGACAAGGCCATCAACGAATACCGCAAAAGCCTGAGCGATGACGTCACATCACCCTTCCTGAGGATCGAATTGGCACGACTGTACCTGAAAAAGGGGGAGGTAGACAGGGCCGTCGGACTCCTGGAAACCTCGCTCTCGTATAATCCCGATGATTTCGATACCCACGTGCTGCTCGGCGGCCTGTACGGGAACCTTAAGCAATATGAACGGGCCATCGCAGAGTATGAGCGGGTCGTGGAGATCGAACCGGAACGGCTCGAGCCTTACCTTTTCCTGAGCATGTTCCACCGGCAGCTTGAAAATTACGATGCGGCCATCGTCGCCGTTGAAAAGCTTCTCGAACGCGATCCGGAAAATGTTATGGGTATGTACCAGTTGGCCACCTTGTATGAAGCGAAGGGAAACGCCGATGAAGCTGAAGAGTGGTTCAAAAAGGTCCTTGCAACAAAACCGGGCTATGAACCGGCCCTGATAGATCTGGGCATGCTTTACGAAAGCCGTGAGCAGGAAAACGAGGCGATCGACCTGTACCGGCAGTTCATCGAGGCGGAACCGGACACCATCAACGCACGATACCGGCTCGGAACGGTGCTTCTCAAACTGCACCGCTATACCGAGGCTATCGACGTTTTCGAATCCCTGCTCGCGATCGATGACAGCCACGTGGAGGCTAATTTTTCACTCGGCCTCGCCTATTATTTTGAGGGAAACAATTACCGGCGGGCCGCAGAGGAATTCGAGACCGTCCTGAGAAGAAATCCCGATCATCACCGGGCGCTTTTCTTCCTGGCCTCGGCATACGAAAAATTGGATGAACCGTCGAAGGCCTTCGAATTGTACGGAAGGATAACGGAAGATTCCGACCTGTTCCCACCGGCACGGATCCAGATGGGTCTGATCCTCCAGAATGAAAGCGACTTGGACGGTGCGATAGAACTGCTCCGTGACGCAGTAGAAAAAAAGAACAGGGAGGAACAGCTCTATGTGTTCCTCTCGGTCCTCTATGAAGAGAAGGAAGCCTTTGACAAAGCGGAAAAAACGATCAAAGACGGGATCTTTCTCATCCCGGACGGCATAGATCTCTACTACCGCCTCGGCATCATATACGAAAAAACGAACCGTCACGAGGAAAGTATCGCTGCGATGCAGGACGTCCTGAAACAGGATCCGCAACACGCGGAAGCTCTTAATTTCATCGGATACAGTTACGCCGACCGGGGTATCCGCCTTGACGAGGCGGAACGGCTCATCAAGCAAGCCCTCGAACTGCGGCCGAACAACGGATACATCATGGACAGCCTTGGATGGGTGTACTTCCGGCAGAAGAAACTCAAACCGGCGATCGAAAACCTCGAAGACGCAGCCCGTATCATTCCGGAAGACCCGACGGTCAGAGAACATCTGGGTGATGTCTACCGGGAAGCCGGGAGGATCCCGGAAGCCCTCGAACAATATCGAAAGGCCCTTGAACTGAACCCTGAGAACGAGGGGGCCGTGAAGAAAAAAATAGAAGAACTGACATATCCGCAGAATTGA
- a CDS encoding divergent polysaccharide deacetylase family protein — protein sequence MKRRKKGSYRKNIFVCTGVVILCTVVVFLAYRFYQQRTVALPPKGKAPPGKVAEPALRPFGPEAETLRGKNVAIIIDDIGRDMAVIDELLAMNVPITFAVLPHLRCSSEAATRVHYAGRDVLLHLPMEPHGYPEKDPGTGALFTTMCEQEIREHLESDLDSVPYACGVNNHMGSRFMEDEERLKQLMQFLKGKNLFFLDSMTTGRSVGNRVARMIDIRHAARDIFIDNEQDYEKTLNILSAVAESTDRWDTLILIGHPYPSTVAALRKALPLLKEKGIEVVPLSRLVG from the coding sequence GTGAAACGGAGAAAAAAGGGATCATATAGGAAAAACATCTTCGTCTGTACCGGTGTCGTCATCCTCTGCACCGTCGTGGTTTTTCTGGCCTACCGGTTTTATCAGCAGCGGACGGTGGCGTTACCGCCAAAGGGAAAAGCGCCTCCCGGAAAGGTCGCGGAACCCGCCTTGAGACCGTTTGGTCCCGAAGCGGAAACGCTCCGGGGAAAGAACGTCGCTATCATCATCGATGATATCGGACGGGACATGGCGGTCATCGATGAGCTTCTTGCCATGAACGTTCCCATAACATTTGCGGTGCTGCCGCACCTTCGCTGCTCCTCCGAAGCCGCAACGCGGGTCCATTATGCAGGAAGGGATGTCCTTCTTCATCTTCCCATGGAACCCCACGGATATCCCGAAAAAGATCCGGGCACCGGCGCTCTTTTCACCACCATGTGCGAACAGGAGATCAGAGAACATCTTGAATCGGACCTCGATTCAGTGCCCTACGCGTGCGGTGTCAACAATCACATGGGATCGAGATTCATGGAGGATGAAGAACGCCTGAAACAGTTAATGCAGTTCCTGAAGGGGAAAAACCTCTTCTTTCTCGACAGCATGACCACGGGCAGATCCGTGGGAAACCGGGTCGCCCGGATGATCGATATCAGGCACGCGGCCCGCGACATTTTCATCGATAACGAACAGGATTACGAAAAGACGTTGAACATACTGAGCGCCGTCGCGGAGTCGACGGACCGGTGGGATACCCTCATCCTCATCGGCCATCCCTACCCGAGCACCGTGGCCGCCCTCAGAAAAGCCTTGCCGCTGCTTAAAGAGAAGGGGATCGAGGTCGTCCCATTGTCACGGCTGGTTGGTTGA
- a CDS encoding S41 family peptidase, whose protein sequence is MNVNVSKKGVLFLILIILVLFLALSGVPRIDKAMCADKDTYKNLKLFNQVLDMIENDYVEEVDSKTVIEGAIKGMIKTLDPHSVYLTPEMYKDLSVSTKGVFGGLGIEITLVDDIITVVAPLEDTPAYRAGLKAGDQIVGIDGESTKGFTIYDAVHKLRGTVGTTVTISIMREGFDQPKEYEITRDKIKIQSVKNRVFEDGIGYIRLTNFQETTTQELEDALDEISIKDEPLKGMVLDMRNNPGGLLTQAVRVSDIFLSSGVIVSSKGRQDDSEKIFKAQDDGDEVTCPMVVLINGGTASASEIVAGALQDNGRALILGTQSFGKGSVQIVTPLSDGSALKLTVAKYYTPSGTSIQAKGIAPDIVVESVDHRLTAKEKIKRLREKDLKNHIEGEGETIEEPEGTPDEGGSTDETDEISEDIIGVDLEKDLQLKTAVDILKSWQILKKQGTDRAS, encoded by the coding sequence ATGAATGTGAATGTCAGTAAAAAAGGCGTCCTTTTCCTGATCCTTATAATCCTCGTTCTGTTTCTCGCACTCTCCGGCGTACCGCGTATAGACAAGGCAATGTGCGCTGATAAGGACACCTATAAAAACCTGAAGCTTTTCAACCAGGTACTTGACATGATCGAGAACGACTATGTCGAGGAAGTGGATTCGAAGACGGTCATAGAAGGCGCCATCAAGGGCATGATAAAAACACTCGATCCTCACAGCGTATATCTGACACCCGAGATGTACAAGGACCTTTCGGTAAGCACCAAGGGGGTCTTCGGCGGTCTCGGTATCGAGATCACCCTTGTTGACGACATCATAACCGTTGTAGCGCCCCTTGAAGACACTCCGGCATACCGAGCGGGGCTCAAGGCAGGGGACCAGATAGTCGGGATCGACGGAGAATCCACCAAGGGTTTCACCATATACGACGCGGTCCACAAACTGCGGGGGACGGTGGGCACCACCGTAACCATATCGATCATGCGCGAGGGCTTCGATCAGCCGAAAGAATATGAAATAACCCGTGACAAGATCAAGATCCAGAGTGTCAAGAACAGGGTGTTCGAAGACGGTATCGGCTATATCAGATTGACGAACTTCCAGGAAACGACAACTCAGGAACTCGAGGACGCCCTTGATGAGATCTCCATAAAGGATGAACCCCTGAAGGGTATGGTCCTCGACATGCGGAACAATCCCGGTGGCCTGCTGACCCAGGCGGTCAGGGTCTCGGACATCTTCCTCTCCTCCGGTGTCATTGTCTCTTCAAAGGGCCGGCAGGACGACTCGGAAAAGATATTCAAGGCACAAGACGATGGAGATGAAGTGACCTGCCCCATGGTCGTCCTGATAAACGGAGGAACCGCCAGCGCTTCCGAGATCGTCGCCGGCGCTCTTCAGGACAACGGCCGGGCCCTGATCCTGGGTACCCAGTCCTTCGGCAAGGGCTCCGTTCAGATAGTAACGCCCCTGAGCGACGGCTCGGCGCTGAAATTGACAGTGGCAAAGTACTATACGCCCAGCGGAACATCGATCCAGGCAAAGGGCATCGCCCCTGACATCGTGGTGGAATCCGTGGACCACCGCCTGACGGCAAAGGAAAAGATTAAGCGGCTGAGGGAAAAAGACCTGAAGAACCATATAGAAGGAGAAGGAGAGACCATCGAAGAACCGGAAGGCACGCCGGATGAGGGCGGTTCAACCGATGAGACGGATGAAATATCGGAGGACATCATCGGCGTTGATCTGGAAAAAGACCTCCAGCTCAAAACAGCTGTCGACATACTGAAAAGTTGGCAGATTCTGAAAAAACAGGGGACAGACAGGGCGAGCTGA
- a CDS encoding permease yields MLIPTIIMAVLAVGLFALAYARGEGQHTAGLKLAAAMTIQILPLLFFAFIVAGLVQVLLPHDMLSRWVGAESGIRGIIIGTIAGGFSPGGPYVSLPIAAGLLQSGAGVGTMVAFLTGWSLWAVSRIPMEVGILGWKFTIIRLATTFFFPPIAGLIAQYFFSGPRWTL; encoded by the coding sequence ATGCTGATCCCCACGATCATCATGGCCGTGCTCGCCGTCGGCCTCTTCGCCCTGGCATATGCGCGCGGCGAAGGTCAGCACACGGCCGGGCTGAAGCTCGCCGCCGCAATGACCATCCAGATCCTGCCCCTCCTCTTTTTTGCATTTATCGTTGCAGGCCTGGTACAGGTGCTTCTCCCCCACGACATGCTTTCCCGCTGGGTGGGCGCAGAATCGGGTATACGGGGCATCATCATAGGCACCATCGCCGGTGGTTTTTCACCGGGCGGTCCATACGTGAGCCTTCCCATTGCCGCGGGGCTCCTCCAATCGGGCGCCGGTGTCGGAACCATGGTGGCCTTTCTCACGGGATGGTCCCTCTGGGCGGTCAGCAGGATCCCCATGGAAGTGGGGATACTGGGCTGGAAATTCACCATCATCAGGCTGGCCACGACCTTTTTCTTTCCTCCCATCGCCGGTCTTATCGCTCAGTATTTTTTCTCGGGGCCGCGGTGGACGCTTTAG